In one Nitrospirota bacterium genomic region, the following are encoded:
- a CDS encoding dihydroorotase, translating to MKILIKNGHVIDPSEGIDGVFDILIDGKKIKAIKPSEGVTGSSDKVIDAKGLYVLPGLVDMHTHLREPGFEHKETIKTGTMAGLRGGFTSVCVMPNTEPVNDNAGITEFILERAMIEGVCSVFPIGAITKGQIGQELSEMDMMRSAGCVSFSDDGMPVSNSMLMRRALEYVKAFDVPIISHSEDLSLSNGGVMNEGLLSQILGLKGIPKAAEETIIFRDIALSELTGGRLHIAHVSTEGSVRIIRDAKNRGVKITSETCPHYFSLTEDAVIGYNTNAKVNPPLRTTKDIEAIKDALKDGTIDVIATDHAPHAMDEKLREFDLAPSGISGLETALPLSLRLVEEGILSLSELVEKMALNPARILGLNKGTLKQGADADIIIIDLKKNFNVNPELFVSKGKNTPFKGWVLRGCPVMTICMGKVWEW from the coding sequence ATGAAGATACTTATTAAAAACGGGCATGTCATTGACCCCTCTGAGGGAATAGACGGGGTTTTTGACATCCTGATAGATGGCAAAAAGATAAAGGCTATAAAGCCCTCCGAAGGGGTTACAGGCTCTTCTGATAAGGTTATAGATGCCAAAGGTCTGTATGTCCTTCCCGGATTAGTTGATATGCACACCCATCTAAGAGAGCCTGGTTTTGAGCATAAGGAGACCATAAAGACAGGGACAATGGCAGGACTAAGGGGTGGTTTTACCTCTGTGTGCGTAATGCCAAACACAGAGCCTGTCAATGACAATGCAGGCATAACAGAGTTTATCTTAGAGAGAGCTATGATCGAGGGTGTATGCTCTGTGTTTCCAATAGGTGCAATTACAAAGGGACAAATTGGGCAGGAGCTTTCGGAAATGGATATGATGCGCTCTGCAGGTTGCGTTTCGTTTTCAGACGACGGAATGCCTGTTTCAAACTCCATGCTTATGAGAAGGGCACTTGAGTATGTAAAGGCATTTGATGTGCCGATAATATCTCACTCGGAAGACCTAAGCCTTTCCAATGGAGGTGTGATGAATGAGGGGCTCTTATCGCAAATCTTAGGGCTTAAAGGTATTCCAAAGGCCGCAGAAGAAACCATTATATTCAGGGACATAGCCCTTTCGGAGCTTACAGGTGGAAGGCTTCATATCGCCCATGTGTCAACCGAAGGCTCTGTAAGGATAATCAGGGATGCTAAAAATCGCGGGGTAAAAATCACCTCAGAGACCTGCCCGCATTATTTCTCTCTCACAGAAGATGCCGTAATAGGCTATAACACTAATGCAAAGGTCAACCCACCTTTAAGAACAACTAAAGACATAGAGGCAATAAAAGATGCCCTTAAGGATGGCACAATAGATGTCATTGCAACTGACCATGCACCACATGCAATGGACGAAAAGTTGAGGGAATTTGACCTTGCACCATCAGGCATCTCAGGATTAGAAACAGCTCTGCCTCTGAGCTTAAGACTCGTAGAAGAGGGCATTCTAAGCCTGAGCGAGCTCGTAGAGAAAATGGCTCTTAATCCTGCAAGAATCTTAGGCTTAAATAAAGGGACTTTAAAGCAAGGTGCTGATGCAGATATAATAATAATTGATTTAAAGAAAAACTTTAATGTTAATCCAGAACTATTTGTATCTAAAGGAAAAAATACCCCATTTAAGGGGTGGGTTTTAAGGGGTTGCCCTGTGATGACAATATGTATGGGAAAGGTGTGGGAATGGTAA
- a CDS encoding aspartate carbamoyltransferase catalytic subunit has product MSQLKSKDLLGIKELPSEEIKLILNTAFGFKDVLKRDIKKVPTLRGKTVVNLFFEPSTRTRTSFELAGKRLSTDVINFSVPTSAVVKGESLIDTALTVQALGADYIVIRHPSSGVPHLLSKHLTASVINAGDGMNEHPTQALLDAFTIMEKKGRVEGLTVAIVGDIMHSRVAKSNIYSFKNLGAHVRLIGPPTLIPPDMEKLGVKVFYDMEEGLRDVDVVMMLRIQIERQGKGFFPSLKEYFKKWGLTSERLTLTKDDAIVMHPGPMNRGVEIASDVADGTRSVILEQVTNGIAVRMAVLYLLPSGVTSIKSI; this is encoded by the coding sequence ATGAGCCAGCTTAAGAGCAAAGACCTTCTCGGCATAAAAGAGCTTCCTTCAGAGGAAATAAAGCTCATTTTAAACACTGCCTTTGGCTTTAAAGATGTGCTAAAAAGGGATATTAAAAAGGTCCCCACCTTGAGGGGTAAAACGGTTGTGAATCTTTTCTTTGAGCCTTCAACCCGCACAAGGACATCCTTTGAGCTTGCAGGAAAGAGACTCTCCACAGATGTAATAAACTTCTCGGTCCCTACGAGTGCTGTCGTAAAAGGCGAAAGCCTGATAGACACCGCACTCACGGTTCAGGCACTGGGAGCGGACTACATAGTCATAAGGCATCCTTCATCAGGCGTTCCACATCTGCTTTCAAAGCACCTTACTGCCTCTGTTATAAACGCAGGCGATGGCATGAATGAACATCCAACACAGGCACTCCTGGACGCCTTCACGATAATGGAGAAAAAAGGAAGGGTCGAAGGACTTACAGTAGCAATAGTTGGCGACATAATGCATAGCAGGGTTGCAAAGTCAAATATATATAGTTTTAAGAATCTTGGGGCTCATGTAAGACTTATAGGGCCTCCTACTTTAATACCACCTGATATGGAGAAGCTTGGAGTCAAGGTCTTCTATGACATGGAAGAAGGACTCAGGGATGTGGATGTGGTCATGATGCTTAGAATCCAGATTGAAAGGCAGGGAAAGGGGTTTTTTCCATCCCTTAAAGAGTATTTCAAAAAGTGGGGGCTTACCTCTGAGAGGCTCACACTTACAAAAGACGATGCAATCGTTATGCACCCAGGGCCCATGAACAGGGGTGTTGAAATCGCCTCTGATGTTGCAGATGGCACAAGGTCTGTTATCTTAGAGCAGGTGACAAATGGTATTGCAGTAAGAATGGCTGTCTTATATCTTCTTCCAAGTGGGGTTACAAGCATTAAAAGCATATGA
- the pyrR gene encoding bifunctional pyr operon transcriptional regulator/uracil phosphoribosyltransferase PyrR, with protein MPKELLDKKEIDRALVRIAHEIIEKNKGVENLCLVGIQRGGVHLAKRLARKIGEIEKTDIPVGSLDITFYRDDISIRQPTVSRTEMPCDVTGKKIILVDDVFFTGRSIRAAMDAIIDIGRPALIQLAVLIDRGHRELPIRADYAGKNIPTSLNEKVSVLLEEDGYSDSVELTRVSDEPA; from the coding sequence AAAAAAGAGATAGACCGTGCCCTCGTCAGGATAGCTCATGAGATTATAGAGAAGAACAAGGGAGTGGAGAACCTCTGTCTTGTGGGAATACAAAGAGGTGGTGTCCATCTCGCAAAAAGGCTCGCAAGAAAAATAGGAGAGATCGAAAAAACAGACATCCCTGTTGGCTCCCTCGATATTACATTTTATAGAGACGATATCTCAATCAGACAGCCTACAGTTAGTAGAACAGAGATGCCCTGCGATGTCACAGGCAAAAAGATAATACTCGTGGACGATGTCTTTTTCACAGGCAGGTCCATAAGGGCTGCAATGGATGCCATTATCGATATCGGAAGACCTGCCCTGATACAGCTTGCGGTTCTAATAGACAGGGGTCACAGGGAGCTTCCAATAAGGGCTGACTATGCAGGTAAAAACATACCCACATCTTTAAACGAAAAGGTCAGTGTCCTCCTCGAAGAGGATGGATATTCAGACAGTGTAGAGCTTACAAGGGTATCGGATGAGCCAGCTTAA
- the carA gene encoding glutamine-hydrolyzing carbamoyl-phosphate synthase small subunit, protein MVKAFLVLKDGLVFEGRGFGAEGETIGEVVFNTSMTGYQEILTDPSYKGQIVTMTYTQIGNYGINMEDIESEGGTKVEGFIVKEYLPFPSNWRSKGSLDGYLKEYGIVCIEGIDTRALTRHLRTHGAQMGIISTNDLNPHSLLEKVKAHPGIGGIDLVKEVTSKEAYTWKQGVWRWNKGTASEEHAKKKVIVYDFGVKFNILRSLFDSGFDVMVVPASTPAPDVLDMNPDGIVLSNGPGDPEAVKYAIENTKKLLSGGKPIFGICLGHQILGLSMGGKTYKLKFGHHGGNHPVMDLATGKVEITAQNHNYCVDVNSLKGQVRLTHKNLYDGTEEGMEHVELPIFSVQHHPEAGPGPNDSTHLFKRFGEMMEGNSQ, encoded by the coding sequence ATGGTAAAGGCTTTTCTTGTCCTTAAAGACGGTCTTGTTTTTGAGGGCAGAGGATTTGGTGCTGAGGGAGAGACCATAGGAGAGGTTGTTTTCAATACCTCTATGACAGGGTATCAGGAAATCCTTACAGACCCATCCTATAAGGGACAGATTGTTACAATGACATATACACAGATTGGAAATTATGGCATAAACATGGAAGACATAGAGTCAGAAGGAGGGACAAAGGTAGAAGGGTTTATTGTAAAGGAATACCTTCCCTTTCCAAGCAATTGGCGATCTAAAGGAAGCCTCGATGGGTATTTAAAGGAATATGGCATTGTTTGCATAGAGGGCATAGACACGAGGGCACTTACAAGACATCTAAGAACTCATGGGGCACAAATGGGCATTATATCTACCAATGATTTAAACCCGCATAGTCTTCTTGAGAAGGTAAAAGCACATCCAGGCATAGGAGGCATAGACTTAGTCAAAGAGGTAACTTCTAAGGAGGCATACACATGGAAGCAGGGTGTCTGGAGGTGGAATAAAGGCACAGCCTCGGAAGAACACGCTAAAAAGAAAGTCATTGTCTATGATTTCGGTGTGAAATTCAATATCCTCAGGAGCCTTTTTGATTCAGGGTTTGATGTCATGGTTGTCCCTGCCTCTACCCCTGCTCCTGATGTCTTAGATATGAACCCAGATGGCATTGTCTTAAGTAATGGTCCTGGGGACCCAGAGGCTGTCAAATACGCAATAGAAAACACAAAAAAACTTCTTTCAGGTGGAAAGCCAATTTTTGGTATATGCCTTGGGCATCAAATCTTAGGGCTTTCAATGGGAGGTAAAACTTATAAGCTCAAATTTGGCCATCACGGCGGAAACCATCCTGTTATGGACCTTGCCACAGGTAAGGTTGAAATCACTGCACAGAATCATAATTACTGCGTTGATGTAAATAGCCTTAAGGGTCAGGTAAGGCTTACACACAAAAACCTTTATGATGGAACAGAAGAAGGAATGGAGCATGTGGAATTGCCAATATTTTCAGTCCAGCACCACCCAGAGGCAGGACCAGGGCCAAATGACTCAACACATCTTTTTAAGAGGTTTGGGGAGATGATGGAGGGAAACAGCCAATGA